The following proteins come from a genomic window of Synechococcus sp. NB0720_010:
- a CDS encoding iron uptake porin, translating to MKLFQKLLLAPAALGLLAPVAANAADVNIAGLSAYSTQDQVTSITQFSDVQPTDWAYQALSNLIERYGCVAGYPNGTFRGNRAMTRYEAAALLNACLDRITEVTDELKRLMKEFERELAILKGRVDGLEARVGELEATQFSTTTKLQGDYYWAIGAVVPTAGTSNAAGTGSADWYKKNYSATNFVYDARLNLKTSFTGKDLLYTRLRAGNFGSSPFGGKGYNITYLDRAESSDGVVKINRLYYRFPLGKGFSVQTGPISRNTEFLAVKPFYYGDDFKGLDFFQLGGAPAVYNKATGSMLGFKWKQKVKKGQPYFAASTSYVAPDGNTGNPEDGGIFTSGSKASWLTQLGYQAQQWKGTFGWNYEQCGSKMSRRGTEAAGRVQSQACDYNGVKTGGERNSFAVALARRPKNGGTLMPAVSLGWGYQAVSYDNLNYTSSSRNQTGAALTSDGATQIAGNLKDENIAATQSWTVALKWDDAFVKGNKAGMSVGQPTFVTSTRNGTTPFDAGYVWEWWYQFQVSDNIAVTPMLFYSSNPSSAGAGYSQTSTQGDNPGVFGGILATRFKF from the coding sequence ATGAAACTGTTCCAGAAGCTTCTTCTGGCGCCTGCAGCTCTGGGCCTTCTGGCTCCTGTTGCTGCAAACGCCGCTGATGTCAACATCGCTGGCCTGAGCGCTTACAGCACCCAGGACCAGGTCACCTCGATCACCCAGTTCTCTGATGTGCAGCCCACCGATTGGGCCTATCAAGCACTGAGCAACCTGATCGAGCGCTACGGCTGCGTCGCTGGCTACCCCAACGGCACCTTCCGTGGGAACCGTGCGATGACCCGCTATGAAGCGGCCGCACTCCTGAACGCTTGCCTCGACCGGATCACTGAGGTGACCGACGAGCTCAAGCGCCTGATGAAGGAATTCGAGCGTGAGCTCGCCATCCTCAAGGGCCGCGTCGATGGCCTTGAGGCCCGCGTGGGCGAACTGGAAGCCACCCAGTTCTCCACCACCACCAAGCTCCAGGGTGACTACTACTGGGCGATCGGTGCCGTGGTTCCAACCGCTGGCACCAGCAACGCCGCCGGTACCGGCAGCGCTGACTGGTACAAGAAGAACTACAGCGCCACCAACTTTGTCTACGACGCTCGTCTGAACCTCAAGACCAGCTTCACCGGCAAGGACCTGCTTTACACCCGCCTGCGCGCCGGCAACTTCGGCAGCAGCCCCTTCGGCGGCAAGGGCTACAACATCACCTACCTCGACCGCGCCGAGTCCTCGGACGGCGTCGTCAAGATCAACCGCCTCTACTACCGCTTCCCCCTCGGCAAGGGCTTCTCAGTCCAAACCGGTCCCATCTCACGTAACACCGAGTTCCTGGCCGTCAAACCCTTCTATTACGGCGACGACTTCAAGGGTCTGGACTTCTTCCAGCTGGGCGGTGCACCCGCGGTCTACAACAAGGCCACCGGCAGCATGCTGGGCTTCAAGTGGAAGCAAAAGGTCAAGAAGGGTCAGCCCTACTTCGCCGCGTCCACCAGCTACGTCGCACCGGACGGCAACACCGGCAACCCTGAAGACGGTGGCATCTTCACCAGCGGCAGCAAGGCCAGCTGGCTGACCCAACTGGGCTATCAAGCCCAGCAGTGGAAGGGCACCTTCGGCTGGAACTACGAACAGTGCGGCAGCAAGATGTCCCGCCGAGGCACTGAAGCTGCTGGCCGGGTCCAGAGCCAAGCCTGTGACTACAACGGCGTGAAGACCGGCGGTGAGCGCAACTCCTTCGCTGTGGCTCTGGCCCGTCGTCCCAAGAACGGCGGCACCCTGATGCCCGCTGTGAGCCTTGGCTGGGGTTATCAGGCTGTCTCCTACGACAACCTCAACTACACCAGCTCTAGCCGTAACCAGACCGGCGCCGCTCTGACCAGCGATGGCGCAACCCAGATCGCTGGCAACCTCAAAGACGAAAACATCGCCGCCACCCAGTCCTGGACCGTCGCCCTCAAGTGGGATGACGCCTTCGTCAAGGGCAACAAGGCAGGCATGTCCGTGGGTCAGCCCACCTTCGTCACCAGCACCCGCAACGGCACCACCCCGTTCGACGCTGGTTACGTCTGGGAGTGGTGGTATCAGTTCCAGGTCAGCGACAACATCGCTGTGACCCCGATGCTGTTCTATTCCAGCAACCCCAGCTCCGCTGGCGCTGGCTACAGCCAGACCAGCACCCAGGGCGACAACCCCGGCGTGTTCGGCGGCATCCTGGCCACCCGCTTCAAGTTCTGA
- a CDS encoding response regulator transcription factor produces MTTPSPASNAARLLVVEDDDTIRETVCEALELEGFSVTPATNGQSAWDRLKRDPFELIVLDVMLPGINGLDLCRKLIDLPQRPLVLMVSARDTETDRVLGLELGADDYLVKPFGIRELVARCRALLRRHQASDQQPSELKADNLSLFPAECRVCLDGLELKLSPKEFKLLELFMQNPKRVWSREQLIEQVWGFDYIGDNKTVDVHIRWLREKIEEDPSNPSKLVTVRGFGYRFG; encoded by the coding sequence ATGACCACGCCCTCACCAGCCAGCAACGCCGCGCGTCTGTTGGTGGTCGAAGACGACGACACCATCCGCGAAACCGTCTGCGAAGCGCTGGAGCTCGAGGGCTTTTCCGTCACCCCAGCCACCAACGGCCAGAGCGCCTGGGATCGGCTGAAACGGGACCCCTTCGAACTGATCGTTCTCGATGTGATGCTCCCTGGCATCAACGGGCTGGATCTCTGCCGCAAGTTGATTGATCTGCCGCAACGGCCCCTGGTGCTGATGGTGAGCGCCCGGGACACCGAAACCGATCGGGTGCTCGGCCTCGAGCTCGGGGCCGATGACTACCTGGTGAAACCCTTTGGCATCCGCGAACTCGTGGCCCGCTGCCGGGCGCTCCTGCGCCGCCACCAAGCCAGCGATCAACAGCCCAGCGAACTCAAAGCGGACAACCTCAGCCTCTTCCCGGCTGAATGCCGCGTCTGCCTCGATGGTCTTGAGCTGAAGCTCTCCCCCAAGGAGTTCAAGTTGCTCGAGCTCTTCATGCAAAACCCCAAACGCGTCTGGAGCCGCGAGCAACTAATTGAGCAGGTCTGGGGCTTCGACTACATCGGCGACAACAAAACCGTGGATGTGCACATCCGTTGGTTGCGCGAAAAGATTGAAGAGGACCCCTCCAACCCGAGCAAACTGGTAACGGTGCGGGGATTCGGCTATCGCTTCGGCTAG